Within Vicia villosa cultivar HV-30 ecotype Madison, WI linkage group LG1, Vvil1.0, whole genome shotgun sequence, the genomic segment ACCAAAtatagtgatcaacatccgcgttacgcggctccccctctgctggcatgaattgaggattattttccagaaaaatggcaagCCGTCTATCATATTCTCcctgcacacatattcaataaaaaaaatttaagttaaatatttaaatgcatatttaattatactaaataaatatgtacatactataaattaaaatatattaaaaaattgtcacgtgattttcacgacacaacttatgatttgccacatgattttcacgtggcaaatgagatgttatttcatgtgggtcactaattattggtctacattcacatttaagacagggacacctaactcctccactatgccaaatttgtcttttagcagcacccctacgaaagcgtttttaggaaaaagcgctggtataggtttcgctaaaaacaaaattaaaaaacacgcaaaaaaagcgctttaTAGGGGGAGTTACGAAAGCGCTtccaaaaagcgctggtaaagggacgggtacgaaagcgcttttcaaaagcgctcttataggtgggttttgaaagcgctttcaaaagcgctgctataaggggttgggtacaagagcgcttttaccctaaaagcgctggtatagccatatgtactaaggcgcttttcaaaagcgctttcatagatgttttaaaattaaaatttctgaAAACAAAATTAGACAGAACGCGCGTTTGCCCCAATCCCTAATTCCCTCTTTCTCTCAGAACCCAGAATTTTGTCGTCGGAGAAGAAGACCAAGACCATTTAACCACCGGAGAAAACCCACCGTCTTCGTTGCCACCGTGTTCGTTGCCTGCACCATTCCAAATCAGAAAACCGTGAGCCACCGGAGAAGAACACTCAATATATCGTTTGGTTATGTTGTTGAGGAAGAAGATTCACCATCTCAGCCACATTAGAGGTATGTTTCTTAAGGATTCTAGTTGTTATTACTGTTGTTGTGGTTCTGTTGTCTTTGTTGTGGTTCTGTTGTAGTTCAATGTTGTTGTCAATACTCCAGTAGTTTTGTTGAAAGATTGCAATGTGCACTCACAAGTTGTTTGTGAAAATGCCTCAACAACTTTATACATGTTATAAATTTGATTATATAACAAGGAATCATgttatttttgaatgaacattgaGGAAATTAGACATGTTTATGATTTAGTACAAATGACTTGTCATGCCTCAACAgcttattttgaaattttgtactTTTATTTCTCTATGATCAATACATTGAGCTCTTGGTAAACAGCTCTATCATTAGTTTGAATACATATTAATATGATATTATGCTATAGCCTATAAGAAATTGAACAATCTATAAAACTAGACCAATGCTTTGCACAATTCGTACTAATATTTGCAATACTTGCCACTGTAAAACCAATGAAACAATTCACAACCAGCCCTTTTAATCTTAACAGCCTTCTTGCATGTGTAAGAGGCAAAGAACCATGGACACTTCAAAGTAGTTGTTGCACTATTGTTCAAGTCTATAGtttaaaatctaaattctaaaagAATATTCATTTGAATAAATCTTGTAGTGTTAGCTCTTGATGAAATGTATTAACAAATTTTGAAGTGCACCCTTACATATCTAAAAGcttcaagttatgaattttaaaaattgacaaTCAACATCTTATTTAATAGAAGTCTACCATCTCTACCTTATTCCTAAATTTATGATTAATTTATGCCATATGTTTCTATATTTTATTTGAGTCTTAAGGACAAATTTTTAGACTTCTCAATGGACAGCTTGTTCCCAAATTTATGATTAACTTTAtttgttgtttcttttatttAAGTTCTTGATTCTTGAGTAATGTTATGCTAGCTGCATGACTTATTCTATGTGGTTAATTAAGTGGATAGTTtgtatatgttcataaaaatttatatgtgGTTGTGTTGATAATTGGTGAGTACTGTAGCATGTTCGTGCGATTTTGGCTCGACCTTTCGAGCATTCCATGTGTAAATTCGATGCTGTCCCGTTTTTTGTTTTGCTCGTACAATGTGACTTAATTTCAACTCAATGCATACTTGATTTCTCTAGTGTCATATTAATATGTTCATGAAGCTTTTATCTTAATCATATTTATATTGACCATTGACATTGTTTTAACACCTAAAGCCTTTAATGCTAGTGTGATGGTATCGTATTTGCTCGCTTTTGCGACAACTTTTTGTGTGCTTTCTCGTTAGACATTAATGCTGCCCTGTTATGAAAATACATgctaaattgttgttttctcatGAGATATAATTGCTCCACCTTGATTTCTCCATTTGTATGACTCGACTATGATTTGTGGTCGTTTTCACGACGATGTTTTAACATGGGTAGTTGCTGCCCCGGTTttaatataacatgtgtagttaaaaatatttaataagttaaaaattgggtttaagtctcattcttcctggaaatgttctatcgtacatccaactacgatagtaatgTTAATCATTATCATTTTGGGTTAGTAATGTTAATCAACTTAATAAGTACAACTACCCATGTTAATCATTATCATTTTGGGTTAGTAATGTTAATCATTATCATTTTGGGTTAGTAATGttaatcaacttaatattattcttagacgtatactacacatgttatattgaatatatgttaaccataaagttactattttattaactacacattttaaaaatactacacatattgaaaatattatttaataaaaatactactaatatttttaactacacatgttatattaaaaatactactattaaatatttttaactacacatgttatatttttaactacacatgttatattaaaaatactactattaaatatttttaactacacatgttatattaaAACCGGGGCAGCAACTACCCATGTTAAAACATCGTCGTGAAAACGACCACAAATCATAGTCGAGTCATACAAATGGAGAAATCAAGGTGGAGCAATTATATCTCatgagaaaacaacaatttagcATGTATTTTCATAACGGGGCAGCATTAATGTCTAACGAGAAAGCACACAAAAAGTTGTCGCAAAAGCGAGCAAATACGATACCATCACACTAGCATTAAAGGCTTTAGGTGTTAAAACAATGTCAATGGTCAATATAAATATGATTAAGATAAAAGCTTCATGAACATATTAATATGACACTAGtagaatatttttaactacacatgttatatttttaactacacatgttatattttttattttaaatatacatatataatatatattatacttttaatatatattttaatttaaaaaatatattttcaatttaataacaataacatatatttcaattttagaaatataccatataatcatattatattttattttaaatataccatataacatatattctacttttaatatatattttaattaaaaaaaaaggtatttttaatataataacaataacataacatatattctttttctatttaacatatattcttttttagtaatattcagtttttaagattaatatcataaaatacatatattttattttgaaaataaaaaacagatttTAAAACTAAATCTAAACATTACTTATGATGCACGTGattacttatatttttttattttaaatatacatatataatatatattatacttttaatatatattttaatttaaaaaaatgtattttcaatttaataacaataacatatatatttcaattttataaatataacatataatcatattatattttattttattttaaatatacatatataatatatattctacttttaatatatattttaatattaaaaaaatatacttttaatataataacaataacataacatatattctttttctatttaacatatattcttttttattaatattcagtttttaagattaatatcataaaatacatatattttatttagaaaataaaaaacagattttaaaaataaatctaaacatttttctattaatttttaaaattctaaaatacatatataatagtttttctaatagtttttttatacaatattattttaaacatttttctaacataataaatctaaacatttttctattaatatttaaaCAACATTGGAAAATATATTACACCCTAAATTAATATcctaattaaatttaaacaacaacataatatttaatctataatttcGTTTtataataacctaattaaaaaataacttaattaaaaaaataacctaaaaaaatgtaaaaacttacctcttcttcaatctactcatccttcttcttccttcaccttcttcttcctttaccttcttctcctccttcaccttcttcttccttcaaattaaatgaaaaaaaattaaactatatattgACAGCATAAAACACAGTATGAACACAAAATTATAAAATACTTTGAATACCTTGTAGTGCAATTGAATGAGATTGAaagtttggggattttgggagagGAGAAAATTTGGGTTTGTAGGAAATGGGGGATTTTGGAGAGTTGcagagaagaagaacaagaaaatGTGTATGAAATGGTAAAGGGGAAGAAGAAAATTGCGTGTATTAATTAACACATCAGTGACGTTAACATCACGTCGCAACTTTGCCACGTGGGTTACACGTCACTACACTCAAACGGTTATAACAATTATTACATACTCTGCCACATCTGTACAAGTGGCAGAGTTATTTTTCCAAGTAAAAGGTTGCGACGTGGGGAAAACATCgctacaaaatttaaaaaaatttcaaatctccCTCCAGCTACAACGttaaagtttgtatttttttattttttactttgtaGTAGCGACGTGACTCACACGTCGCaactgtttaaaaaaaaaagaaactctcTGACAAGTCTGATTATAACGTTGGactgatttttttaatataaaagtttGTTGTGACGTGGATAACACGTTGCAACCTGTGACGTGTAAAACACGCCGCTAATATATGTCGCAGGAGAACACATTTTTTGTAGTGTATATTTATTACATAAATGATGCGTGGAATGTTCTAGACGTGGCTTGAGGATCTAAGATTTTGGTTTGGAGATGATAAAATTATTTATCCCAATTATATCTTTTACGAATTTAATAAAAACTtcattattttgtaatcgagTTTGAGATTTTTCGTTCTCCTATCAATATATTCTTGCTTTAAAAAAATgcaaactttatatatatatatatatatatatatatatatatatatatatatatatatatatatatatatatatatatatatatatatatatatatatatatatatatatatatatatatatatatatatatatatatatatatatatatatatatgcaaactATAATTTTTTAACAGAATATTTGTAAATCTTCTACAATTTTAGACGGAAttataatttttagacaaaactaTGTAGTAAAACATGTTTGCAAATGATAAAACATGTTTGTAAATCTTCTCTACTATAAAATTTTAAGATAGAACTACAATATTTAGACTGAACTTGATGAGACATACATTAATCAAACATTAGCCGTTTATTTTTCTTCTCAATCCGAATATGAACATATCCAAACTACACACAAATTAAAGTCATATATAGCTCTAAACATAAAATACAAACTTTCGAAGTATACAATTATAGATCATTTATAAATAGTTTATCCAAGAACACattaacaacagcaacaacatagAGTCACAAATATTAGATGAGATAAAACTACATCTTCTCCATCAAAGCCCTATAATTGTTTATCACACACACTCTTTCTtcataaaagaacaaaaaaatcaaaaggaaaccaACGTATATATAAGTATTAAAATACAGGTAATTAATCTGTCTAAATTTTCTTTGGATAAAGACAATGTATACCCATGGCTCCCTTGATAaatacatatatataaatatataataattaaatttttttttaaaagttaattaTTGATTAGTCCTCTAATTAGGAATATGATTAAACTGATCACACCTGCTCCTCACTTCACCTTTATTACCAGTCTTCACTCCATGCACAGAAAGCTTCTCCATTGCCTTAGCAAAATCCTGAAAGAAAGCTTGTTCATCTTTCGCATAAAGTTCTACGATTGGCTTTGTTCTTGGATCAACCGCCAAAAGATAATCACTAGTCAACAATCCCAAACCCttcaaaacattttgaaaaaaagCATTGTCGAATTTCCCGGGTGACCTCACGTCATTGAAAGCAGCCATGGAAGGGTCACTGGTGTAATTCTGGCACACTTTTCTCAACCCTGCAGCAAGCTTAGGATGAAGAGTTGGATCGATCTCAGAAGTTTTGCTGTAGTTGAAGATTCTGTTGCTGAATTCTTTGCAGTGAGTGAAACCTATTGTGTGTGCGCCAGTTAAAGCAACCATTTCCTTGATAGTGTAATTCTTTACGGTAAACTTGTTGATGATATCGTCCATTGACATTGCTGTTGTTGGAAGACTTTCTTTGGTTCTTGAACCATCTGATACAAGACTATCTTTTCTTCCCAACCTAACGGGATAAAACGGGCCACCAACCATCTTAACAAGGTCTCTTGTGGCCTGTGCCATAACGTCGGAGCACGAAACGATGCCGGGACAAGCTAGCTCCAATGCGTTTTTAATTTTGACAATGATGTCGAAAGCGTCTCCGGAGAGGgagaggttgagttcggcgtcgCGTTCGGCGTGAGGGTTGTAGGCGGTGGAAGAGACGAGGACGGAAGCGTCGCAACCATCGGTGATACAGTCGTGGAAAAACATGCGGAGGATGCCGGGTGCGGTTGCGGGGCTAGCGCTTTGTTTGATGTAAATGTTTTCCCTGACGATTTTTTCGAAGTCGGGACATGTTTTTTTGTAGTAGTTAACGTTGAGTTTGGCGGAGGAAAATGGAAGGCAAATGAAGAGAAGGAAAAGGAGAGGGAAagacattttttttgttttttccaaGAGAAGTTTTTAAGAGCTAAGAGACTCTTTTTTCCTCTCTTGGGTTTGTAAATGATGATTGAGAGGTCCCTTTTTGGGAAGGAAGGGAAGAAATTGGGTGAGGGGAAGAGAATGCATATGTGCCAAGTTTGGGCACAATGAGAGGTGGGAGAAAAGGGAATACAAGGTGTGGAAGAGAGGGGTTTAAGggaatttttgttatttttttgtgattttcaatTAAATGGTTAGTTTTTAGAATTGGCTATTTTTGCATGCTTTTGTGGACTATTTTAAGAATTAGACTAGAGATCCAACATAGAAACCTCTATATCAATGTTCATTTGGCTCAACCATAATTAGATGGATACAACAAATTCACCATAAATCCAGAAAAGTTAAACATATAAACACTTATATAATATGATAATAACATGTATTAGTATCTTTTATGATATTTCTCTAATGTATCGAGACCATTATTGTGGGGGGTTTGATCAAAATCTATAAAGTCATTTCATAAAACTATAGTATAGAACATTTCTTTATTTTAGTCCTAGGCCAAGGCCATAATTAACCTACACATTTTTTTCCATGACAACCGAAATCACATATAAGTTAAATACATATACACTTTTTTTTTTAGACATAGCCTTGCGCGGTAGTTCTTcagaaatatttttaatataagaaCAAAATTTCTATGTATATAAgaaatcttgattatataaatataataagtcCTAAGTCCTTATAAATGTATTCTATAACATATAATAAGTCCTAAGTCCTTATAAATGTATTCTATAACATTTTTGGGAAAAGGAGTGATCGACCAACAATCGGTCAcaaattaatttgaaaatttctttacccacctccctatgggggtcacccccagcgaaaatccaaaactgcccctgcttcggaaatgaacttccgaagttttttttttttgaattttttttgacttcggaaatgcatctccgaaaacaccacttttttggtgttttcggagatgcatctccgaagtcataaaacattcaaaaccgtgaatattttcggaagttcatttccgaaaatatttctgcatatacaaatttccctccttcactatttcatcatttttctccaaaacatctcaaaaccctctctaaaacccaatcaatctccatcaatttttcgccctaaaatcaagtttcaaaccgttgatcacgttaaagggagcatagaaagctacaatttcaggtaaacatctctcatttcatcccctatttcactacattgattcaacaaatttatgctgaaaactgatatggtttggaagttcatttccgaaatatatcacctactaaatttcggaaatgaacttccgaaatatgccctggcagttaaaaaaaacagttttggccaattttgctaatttttgcatttgttaggtatggtgcatccggacaacattgtgcaagacgatggagtattaaatccggaaattgtcaacgttaataacgatccggttattgacgctactcccatgatcaatgcggtcgatgttaggcaacattttacaaatgatcagAGTTTCGGTAGTcgagaacaattgattgattgggttcggaaggaagctaacaaacatggatttggaatttttattttaaggtcggacaacggaaatagtaggcggaaagctttcgttgttttgaattgcgaacggggtggtagatatgtacaatcaaaccgggtgctaaaacacgaggacacgggatcgagaaagtgcgggtgtccgtttaagttgcgtgccactcggagggttgatgatttgtggcggttaaccgtaatttgtggaatgcataatcatgccttggatgtcaagttacacgggcatccaatggcgtgtcgtttgtcccgcgaagagagaaatgtgatatcggacctaacaatagtcaaagtggcgcctcgcaacatacttgccgatttgaagcgtaagaaaccggatagcgtttcaaatatcaagcaagtttacaatgaacggcacaatctcaaggttttgaatatgggccctcggtcggaaatgcaacaacttttgaaacttctaggcgataacaattatgtttcaagcttccgaacctccgaggacaaagttaccgtgcgtgatattttttggactcatcccgaaagtatcaaattgttcaacacatttccaaccgttctagtcatggattcgacgtacaagacaaacaagtataggcttcctcttctagagatcgtcggtgtgacctcgacggacaagacttattcggtggggtttgcttttttggagagtgaaaaagaagaaaactttacatgggccttgggaatttgcaagtctttgttagttgatcaagaggttatgccaaacgtcattgtcaccgatcgagacaatgctttgatgaatgcggtcgacgccgtcttcccgacatcgaccgcgttactttgccggtatcacataacttgcaacgtgagaagcaagttgaaacccgcggttgggacaaaagataggccggatgaaaacggtaaagttgtcaaagccggtgttgtggttgaaagGATAATGTCGGCATGGaaggaaattttggatgcacactccgaagaggtgtataccgagaaattggtacactttaggtctttgtgtggttccattaggacattttgtcattacgtcgaatccaccattcttgacaaagttagagaaaaagtcgtgtgcgcttggacaaatcgagttagacatcttggttgcaccacgactaaccgtgttgaatccgcacatgcggtcttcaagaggtggttgggtgatagcaagggagatttgtgtcggggatgggacaccgtgaaccaaatgcttgaaaatcaacacaatgaaattcaaacatcgtttggTCGGAGCAAGatggttatggaacaccggtataagggccaaattctattctcccaattgatttacaacatatctcgaacgggtttgaattttttgtttcatgaagctaagcggtcggagaccacggggcccgATAGTTCATtgtgtgggtgcaccattagaactacatacggccttccatgtgcttgtatacttgcaaaaaagaagaatttgaattcaccaatacgcatggatgaggtagccgaccattggaagaagcttcgttttgatgattttgacccgccgaaagaaaatgactccaaaatcaccatctccgacgagttggaagtgataatggagaagtttgctaaagcggacgacacaacaaaaatgcacataaaagaacaattgcgaaatagagagcggtcgaagaacgtgcctattttggacttaggatccaccgattggttcggtgaattttagttcgttccggatcgttttttgtttgtaacgatcattttttgtatgtattgttgtttatcatgtaaaatcagaccgattcaatacatatataatataagtatgttttatgttgtcattgcctattttatgcctattttgtatgcttttggtattgtttatgtaacacccggaatttaattatttatttaattaaattatataatgaattaattgttggaattagtcgaagttaggatttttggcatttttataaGAGCAGTAATTGgaattatatgttgttttgagcGGTTAAATTGATGGtcgagaaattagtcggtttaatcggagaataatattagaaataatattactaTAGAGGACTATAATTTATTTAACTTGGTTTGGTGATGGGTGGTATGAAGAAATGTGGAGGTGTAATATTAAGCCCAAGAGTGTTATTGGAataatagtaattattattattatttgatttattgaattaaaagaataaataatggAATTAAGGGTTTGTAAGTTGGTTGGAATTTAGATCGTGAAAACAATTTCAGAAAAAGAGGAACAAGGGTTTTGGAAGTTTTGGGAAAATAGATCGTGGAACAAAAGTTGCAGACCAAGAGGAATGAGAGTTTGACGGGAAGAAGATTGAACGGTGGCAAAGGCTTGCGCTCCATTAGATTTTTAGAGGCAATCTCCAAactataaggtaagggtggggttcgaattatataaccgggaGTATGATAGCTTTTATGTGGGATTTAGGGTTGTATGATTTTTTTACTGCTAAATTGTGTTCACATGCTAATTTGTGATTTTCTGTGATGTGTCGATTAATCTAAATCCTTGAACTGAGTTATTCTGTGTTGGTTTTGTTGGACTGTGCGGTATTTGAATGATTTGGTGTTGTTGTGGAATTAATTGTTGAAATTATGTGATTAATTGGACCGGAATGTAATTCGGTATTTACGATGTTAacgatgatgaattgtgatgcctTGTATATGTTTTGGGTGTTTCTGTGGTGCGATTGAATTGCCGGTGAAATTGCCAGGAACGGTGAAAATTTGAGATTTTGGTGAAAAATAGTGAAGCTTAGAATCTTGTTTTTATGATCCTAATAGTTGCTATATGATGTATATAGGTTGTATAATAATTTGTTTCATGAAGAATGATGGATTTATGAggtttttttatgttgattttcgtGGCTGGACAGTAGCATTTTCGTACAGcagttttttggtttttttgacaGTATTTTCGTAACAGCAATTTTCTGGTTGCGGCAGCATTTTGCAAAACTTGTAAATTcaataacttttaaaccgtaactccgttttaggcgccgtttgaAGCGCTAGAAAACTAATAATgtgtattttcttataaaaatagtttcatgttctgaaaataaatttaattggttTGTAATGAGGTTTTTATTGTGtcagtgtatgatgtcggtgtttgcgCTTTCCGAAAACTTAGAAATCtcgtaacttttgactcgggtgtccgtttgacacgccgtttggaccgttggaaagctaaaattattttctatattgtaaaactattttcaaaaccaGTAGCATAATTTTTGGTAAATCGATACGACTTTCCGTGCGTAACTAAGCTTTGAGAATGTGTGGATTTTCTCGTACGTTAAATATGTTGTTTTGTCCCGGTTTAATGGACATTGTTGATTATaagtcttatgaccaatgttgagTTGTTTTGTGTTGATGTTGAACATGTCGTTGTTGCTTAGTTGTTGTCGTTAAAATTGTTGTTGAATatgattgattaagttgtaggcctAAACGGCCAAAGTTaaaagttgtttaagttgtg encodes:
- the LOC131614251 gene encoding peroxidase 65-like gives rise to the protein MSFPLLFLLFICLPFSSAKLNVNYYKKTCPDFEKIVRENIYIKQSASPATAPGILRMFFHDCITDGCDASVLVSSTAYNPHAERDAELNLSLSGDAFDIIVKIKNALELACPGIVSCSDVMAQATRDLVKMVGGPFYPVRLGRKDSLVSDGSRTKESLPTTAMSMDDIINKFTVKNYTIKEMVALTGAHTIGFTHCKEFSNRIFNYSKTSEIDPTLHPKLAAGLRKVCQNYTSDPSMAAFNDVRSPGKFDNAFFQNVLKGLGLLTSDYLLAVDPRTKPIVELYAKDEQAFFQDFAKAMEKLSVHGVKTGNKGEVRSRCDQFNHIPN